One Nicotiana tomentosiformis chromosome 1, ASM39032v3, whole genome shotgun sequence genomic window, AATGGCAAAGGCTTGGTAACTCACCAATTAAAATGAAACAAGAAAGAATGGAATCCCACAGTATTGTGAATATCACCGAAAGAGCAAGAACTCAGAATttttggccttggctttcagccgaccggGAACCAGACTACAGAACAAGATTATTCAAGAGTAAGGAGTATACAACTTTAGTTTTATagctttttaataattttttttgaacTTAACCAAAGGGGAGTGGTGAGGGGTTTAAATAGTGTAGGAACTAAACACATAAATATggaaatataattaattcaaacaatcagtaaagaagaaaaattttgaaaccctagtttttaggtaAACTCCACAAAATCGGTAGAAAATAAAGGCAAAGAgtcacatattgtataaaatgaaCATAGACATGAATATTATTCATAAAACACAGAATcaaaccagatttggttcaaatAAAAaggatctgaaaccctaatttaggGCAAGTAAAAATAATCGACAGAAATAGACAGATTCATACATAATAAGGCGAATATAGACGAGATAGTACTTAAAATTAAAGCTTGAACCAATTTCGGTTCAAATCAAAGAGAATCTGTAAACCCCAACCTTAGGGTTAAGTATGAATTAGCAAGATACGAATAAATCGGACTCACACGGTGCAAAATAACGTGTTTGGACTCAATATCATCCAGATTCAAAAGATGAAAATTAAATAGGACAGAATCAGAGTAAGAGTACTTGCCATGTCTAGGCAAGTACTAGGTAATACCGTAGAGAATCACCCAATAATGGAAATATATTGAAATGGTAAGTGAATAGGAAGAAAATCCTATTAGAAGCGGGATTAGGATAAGAGTTTTTGTGAGGCGGCGGGCTAGGGTCCTTCAGAGGGGAGAGAGTTGAGAGGCGGCGGGTTTGGAGGAATAGAGTTAGGGTTTGAGGACGAGTGATACAATGAAAAAGGGGAGGCGTTTGTGAGCCGTTGATCATTTTTGATCAACGGCTGGGATTTGAGCAGGGGTTGGGTCGGGTTAATTAAATGGCTATGGGTACTGGGCTAATGAATTTGGGCTTGGGATAATTGGGCTATGTTTGAGTAGTTAGGTCCGAAATTAGTTATGAAATTAGGGCCAAATTTTAAATAcctaattttaataaataaataatttataaaaataatagataaataaaagaaatatcatttgggcatgaaaatgattaaaaacaattatttaacattataaaaatataaaaatttattttttatataaataatgtaattatatgtacatatgggctattattgcaaaatatgcaatttagcCCTGAataaatgcaaatgtaattataagaaataCACTAAAGATATTTAAAACCTTATATGGGTATAAATTATAAGTTTAGATGACTaaataatcataaaaaataatttgtagagtaattattggatatttatataataaaatacagaaataaattgatttaaagtcaattatgaaaaatacttgtgtatgattgtaaatcaaatgatgatgcatatacactattttgaagaggtatatatatatatatatatatatatatatatatatatatatatatatatatatatatatatatatatatatataagggaaACATCAGGTATCAACAACtgtccctctttacccgggaaggatgaaagagttgtcgggtaaagaaatgatgccCAATTTTGACCGAATAgggtattttgaaaaatataggccGCACCCTGATCTCTGATCTGCCTACATATCCATGGTTATAcaggaatcaggccatgtgtagttTTGGATCCGACGGTGGAATAAACCGATGGAATTGTTATAAGAACGGATTGAATATTCTGGATATGACAGGTTGAGAATGGTTACGGATATTTGAGTGGGCATCAGGTGAGAATAAGTAACGGATGGTGGTCGGTtgcgtttgaaataattgaaggatatgaaccttgaatggaaactggagcgaagattgctcccgttaagagaacggttacttcctgaATCACCTTCAAATTCAAAATACGATGCATGCATATAGATTATCGcataaatttaaacatgatgcaaatttcctATGGACCATGGAGatcgtctttggacggtgaggatgatgtccttagaccgtgATGTCCCGGGCCATGAATTGTGAGATAGGGGATTCGCATGCCATGAAATTATGTTCTCGGGATATGTAGATGGTGCCTCCGAACtatgatgtgcaatattgagagatcctcaggccatggcacggtgtcttccggctatgaggatgatgccttcggactatgacgccttcgaaaAATTTGGCTATGCTTctgcccatgagatgcaaagacatgatgcttgagatgaaacaagacagagcttagtcttgtgtagaaccgagggcagagcttagccccgaGAGAAGAGAATAATGCAAGGTTTTGAACAGTGCAACATTTGTGGCTATGCAAGgagagataatgcttagtcttgtgcaagATTGGAGATAATCTTGTGCAAGattagagacaatgcttagtctcatgcaggattggagacaatgcttagtctcgtgcgcTGGGAatgcagagcttagccttatgcaattgaggaggcagggcgtagcctcatgcaagatgggagacaatgcttaatctTGTGCGAGCatggcagtgcttagccttatgcaattgaggaggcaaggcttagcctcatgcaaagatggagacaatgcttagtctcatacaaatggaaggcaatgcttagccttatgcagttgagggggcagggcttagcctcatgcaagatttgagacaatgcttagtctcatgcaaatggaaggcaatgattaaccttatgcagttgaggaggcagggcttagcctcgtgcaggatggagacagtgcttagtctcatgcaaatggaaggcaatgcttagccttatgcagttgaggaggcatggcttagcctcatacaggatagagacaatgcttagtctcatacaaatagaaggcaatgcttagccttatgcagttgaggaggcagggcttagcctcatgcaagatttgagacaatgcttagtctcatgcaaatggaaggcaatgcttagccttatgcaattgaggaggcagggcttagcctcatgcaagatttgagacaatgcttagtctcatgcaatagcaaggcagagcttagccttatgcaatcgAGGAGGAacggcttagcctcatgcaagatttgagacaatgcttagtctcatgcaatgggaaggcagatcttagccttatgcaattgaggaggtatggcttagcctcatgcaagatttgagacaatgcttagtctcatgcaatgggaaggcagagcttagccttatgcaattgaggaggcagggcttagcctcatgcaatattTGAGACatcgcttagtctcatgcagtgaataaataataagtgatagcagagtatttcttagctgtggATGAGTTCGGTAGCTTTGTTGTTATGAAGACACCGATTCCAAGGTGCACACGTACTGGCGACTATCTCTTgttcctgcattcaaagaaaaatcgtgagttttgcgAGGGAGGTTGGTTTGTGCCTTTGTCTGCTCCGCTCCGCGTTGGAATCCTGTTCGAGCTACCATGGGTAGCATCAggctaaaaataaagttttcaaaaTATATGCATGCATAGTTATTCAAAACATAGTAATGTGTCATTTAAAAATTGATCAGATGAACCAATAACTGCGACATTGTTAGAGATATTGCGACCTTATTTCCATataattttgagggtcctcctcaaaattctgccccagttaccTAGACGAATCTCTGGCTGTTCCGCATACAGTGCCGTTGGCTGAACTTGCTTcgaaattttgagggtcctcctcaaaattctgccccagtttccgaTTATgggaaaaatagaaattttattgtattgtgaCCAAACCCACagtacgtatcccctcttaaacgggaatctggtcaagcgtagttcaattacatcatATGAAGAAATGCAAAAAGCTTagacatagtatcttttgactgcttctgaattgataggctttggctaaatttctccatccatctctgcGAGTATGAGTGATCCTCCTGTTAGTACCCTGTGAACCATATAAGgcccttgccagttgggtgagaattttcctttggcttcatcttgatgtggAAAGATACGTTTCAGCACCAGTTGCCCTGGAgtgaactgtctaggtttgacccttttgttgaaagctcggGACATTCTGTTCAGATAAAGCTGACCATGACACaccgcattcattcttttcccatcaatgagagctaactGCTCGTGGCAGCTTCTTATCCATTCCGCATCACTGAGCTcaacttcttgtataattctcaaGGAAGGAATTTCTACCTCGACGGGGATGACGacttcagtaccatagaccaaTAGGTAAGGCGTTGCCCCGGTTGACGTGCGGACTGTGGTACGGTATCCCAATAAggaaaatggtaacttctcgtgccactGCTTGTGATTCTCTTCcatcttccttagtatcttcttaatgttcttgttggcggcttccacAACTCCCTTCATTTGGGGTTGGTATGCTGTGGAGTTTttgtgcttgatcttgaaggttttgcacatagctttcattagatcactgttgagattggcggcattgtcagtgatgatggaTTCTGGAACCCCGAATCGACAAATAATAcggtccctgacaaaatctgcgacgactttcttggttacagctttgtaagatGCAGCTTAAACCTACTTTGTGAAATAGtcgatggccactagaatgaacctgtgcccgtttgaagcggtGGGCTCGATTGGTCTAATGACATCCATTCCCCAGGCAGCAAAATGCCAAGGTGTGCTGGTTGCATTAAGTTCATTTGGAGGTACCCATATCATATCTGCATGTATCTagcactgatgacatttctggacataccgGATGCAGtccgtttccatagtcatccaaaagtatccggctctgagtatcttcttggctaggaTGAAACCATTCATATGTGGGCCGCAGGTTCCGGCGTGTATCTCTTCAAGCAGTTTAGAGGCTTATttggcgtcaacacaccgtaatagCCCTAGATCTGGAGTTTTTCTATATAGAATTCCTCCACTCTGGAAGAAATGGTTAGATAACCTCCAAAATGTGCGTTTCTGGGTGCGGCTTGCATGCTCTGGATATTCTTCTTTTGTCAAATATTCcctgatatcatggaaccatggattcccatcTGTTTCTTCTTTAACATGAGCACAGTAAGCCGGCTTATTATGGATTCTTACCGGAATGAGATCGATGAAGTTCTTGtccgggtgttgtatcatggaggacaaagtggccaatgcgtctgcgaactcattctggattctcgggacatgtctaaactctatcttcgtgaacctcttcatcatctcttgcacatgatatagatatggtaatatcttggtattatTTGTAGCCCATTTTCCCCGCACCTGATGTACCGGCAGATCTGAATCgccaattaccagtaattcctggatattcatgtcaacagCCAAATTGatccccaatatgcaagcctcatattttgccatattattggtgcatgaaAATCTGAGTTTcgcggataccggataatgttgacctatttctgacaccaaaacggctccaatacccaatcctttgaagtttgcggctccatcgaaaaatattctccacccgtcgtaggcttcaaatatatcttctcctatgaaTGATGCTTCTTCATTAGGAAAATATGTTTTTAGTGcttcgtattctcctcctacaggatttttTGCAtgatgatccgctaatgcttgtcctttaaccgccttctgagtcacatagacaatgtcgaattcactcaacaacATCTGCTATTTTGCtagcttccctgtaggcatggttttctggaagatgtactttagagggtccatccttgatatgagatatgtggtataggcacagaacTAGTGCCTCAGTTTCTAGGCTATCtaggtcaaagcacagcaggtgtgttccagcaaagaatatcgtgcttcgtagggtgtgaacttcttactcaaatagtatattgcctgttctttccttcccgtctcgtcgtgttgtcccaagacacaaccaaaaGCCCCATCTAGTATGGAAAGGTAGAGTAGCAATGGTCTACCAGGCTCTGGAGGGACTAGGACTGGTGGTGTGGACAAGTATTCTTTGATTTTGTCAAAAGCTTTTTGGCAATCTTCAGTCCAACtggttgcggcatccttcttcagcattttgaaaatcggctcacatatcacagttgattgtgctatgaagcgatTGGTATAGTTGAGACGTCCCAAAAATGCATCACGTCTTTCTTGTCCTTTGGAGGCGGCAAATCCTGGATagtcttgacctttgatgggtctagctcaattccttggcGGCTGACAATGAACCCTAATAACTTTCCtgcggggaccccgaaggcacattttgcgggattcaatttcaaattataCCTCCAAAGCCGATCGAAAAATTTCCTCAAGTTTGTTATGTGATTTGTACTTTTCTTGGATTTGATCatgacgtcatccacatatacctctatctccttatGTATCATGTAGTgcaaaatagttgtcatggccctcatataagtggccccagcattcttcagaccgaacgacatcattttatagcagtagaCCCCCCATGGTATGATAAAAGCCGTCTttttggcatcctcttcatccatccagatctgatgatatcccgcgaagcaatccacaaaggattggagttcatgcttggtcAAATTGTCGATCAGTAttgtatgttgggtaacgggaaatcatctttgggacttgctctgtttaaatctcgatagtcgacacacaccctgaccttcccatctttcttcagaACCGGCAcgatgttggccaaccaagttggatattcaaccacccTGAGGACcttagctttgatttgcttggtgacttcttccttgatttttAGACTCGTGTCTGGCTTGAACttcctgagcttctgctttactggtgGACACATCGGATTGGTAGGCAACttatgagctactatggatgtgctcaacccGGTCATAtcgtcatacgaccatgcaaaaatatcttcATACTCTTTCAGGAAATGAGTGTATTcttccttctctgatggtgataagtgaatgcttatgcgagtttctttgactgtttcggaATCTCCCAAGTTGACTATCTCAGTTTCGTCTAGATTGGACTTGGGcttgttctcaaaattctctacctctctgacaatttcctcaggtatcacatcttcttcttttatttcttccgagtcactgtccttatgttgcgttgtctcattacatgtcacagtcgtaagttcatcggggtaggtaataataatgctgtagaaaaaaaacgtaaagaataataataaatactaaaaacatcaatgcatttagataaatcttgaaaacgtcaaacaggtgcggctcgatgacccgagcaattatttcaaaacaaaacaagcttaaaacaaaatgctgaaaacgtcttaaatgctcataaaaattgcttttttaaaaataaatgatgctaattgccaggctaccgaggaactcgatgggcccttgatggtgcagcattCCAGTTCTTGAGGacaactcccttctccacggtctgaataatgaggccttcctcaTCTTCCTCCTCAACTATTGCACTAAAATCCATGTCTCCATCATCCAGAAATAGATTCCTTATACtggctagaacttcatcttcttcggactcctACATCATGTCAGTTTGTTGAAATGACTGGCTTAAATGTGGTAttggttgctctagagggtaataaggaccacgccatggtggcgaccaattctgatactcgtgccaggtgtattcatacccaagcacAAAAGTTGTGCTGTGACGCTTTAGCTatattggtttggtgatcccctggagattcttgccgagacctTTCCCAGGCTCATACCCTgcccatgccaatatgccttctatcttactgcttcaccatttgtccttttcaattgcgttgacgcgctctatgcgatggtatgtttctccacccaacttccttctattctcgatgaccggaacaatttgactggtgtaaatgggattaattccgtccccatggatgatcacttcctgttggttccactcaaacttcacgacctgatgtagagtagaagctacggccccagcggcatgtatccaaggtcatcccaacaataggttgtaggtagcagatatgtccaacacttaaaactcaacatcaaaccaggttgggcccatctataggctgaggttggtttccccaattgtggccctttgagacccatcaaattctttcacattcatacttcctgctcatatctcgtgcaggcctttacccaatctttttagagtagttagtggacatatgttaagactcgaacccccatctatcaggactctggcaatgaacgtatcctcaaattgcactgtgatatgcagtgccctgttgtgacttagtccttctggtggtagctcatcttcatgaaaagtgatcttatggctttccaacacttgtcctaccatactggccatctctccactggtaatgttgttgggtacacaagcctcattcaacactttaATCAACGCGTTCTtgtgtgcctcagaattctgcagtagtgatagaatggatatctgagcaggggttttgttcaaatgatcaatcacagaatactcccttgcttgcacctttctccaaagatcatccgggccGGTTTCAATGATGGGCTGCTTGGAAGgagcttctttacttgttccccccaaatgctcgggcgtgtaaaccctaccagttctggtcataccttgtgttgcaccagtttcttccattttcccctttcctttccttcttgcttctagAACATAATCTCATGGTATAGctttagacttataagacggtgtaagtgctaccatcacggtgaagggtgttgttacttcaacctcaaacggcgttggtgcagctacctcaacttcaattggtgcctgagtttgtaccatgataggtgtgggagtgactggagatgtttcaggattatccccttctcgaatgagtcccaTTGACCCCTCCGAGTCCCATTCTTTatcggtctctatcatgtttacccctccgcccctgtgatccgggagaggattgttacggataTTGAGTGTGacctcctttgcctgtataactttggtgtcaattaatgtctgaatcttatccttcaaagtacgacactcatcaatagtatgacatttcatgcctgagtgataggcacatgtcttatttggattgacccatttagaggaattttccatggcgacagtgggaatgggagtgatataaccggaaaccttcagtctctcgtacaatTGATCTACAGGTTCAataattggggtgtattgtctgtgtggtctgcggtcgaaatttggtctagttttttggtagttttggtgggctggtggtgagtggtagtatgcgggttgggtgttataggtatggtaagtggtggcagattgttggtatctgggaggtgaaggctgatatgtgggtgaaggtgtttggtatgtgagaggagacttcagaccttgggctaccatcatggcccctacttctttcttcttggatatacctcctgactgcaaagctttattcGTAGCCTGTAATCCCTCAAAATTAGTTACCATTCCACTCTTGATCCCTTCTTTAATCCTTTcccccaatttgatgatgtcggaTAATGTGTGATTCTCGATAACCATTAACCTTTCGTAGTATTGTGGATCCTGGTCCCGGACGAAGAACTTGTTCATCTGCTCTTCTTCCAATGTCGGCTTTACTTTCGCAGCTTCCGATCTCCATCGAGTAACATACTCGCAGAAAGTCTCTgttgccatgcttacccaattaacaTATGGCGCATTCTCCTATTAAACCTGAACCGAttcatgaaatctgatgccatgcttacccaattaacccatttctttgggttctgactgatgtaccaagacagggcatctccagtgaggcttctcatggATAGATTCATGCGGATTGTTTCATCCCTTCCAACTCCTACGAGCTTGTCATAATATGTTCTcaaatgcaccttcggatcaccagttccgtcgaacatttcgaacttgggagtTTTGTAACCATCTGgaagttctacatctggctgaatacataaatcttcataattcaaaccctcaacaCCATTGCCCCCTTCGACATTTTGAACCTTgccggtaagtttcttgagttcctctgccatgctcttgatgagcaggtccttctcggcggattctGGGGGGTTTGTTGAGTGGGGTGAGGTAGAGTTTCTATGTATATGGGGTTACTTTGGTGGATACCGGAGATTTGGGTATAGTGATGATCATTGGTTAAGTTCTGGGGATCGGGGGTAGGTTGCGGTGTATTTTGAGGAGTATGGTAGGTAGTAGTTTGTGGATACTGAGTCAGAAGATTTTGGTATTGAGGAGGAGTTGGCACTAGTGGAGGGTTAGGattttgaggaggtgtggcgtattgatgaggtgcaggaggattttgtggatgttggtttggtgtgttttgaggaggtgctgGGTTTTAGGCGTTCTGTTGGTTAATATTCGGGATGTTTAAgg contains:
- the LOC108948822 gene encoding uncharacterized protein yields the protein MCKTFKIKHKNSTAYQPQMKGVVEAANKNIKKILRKMEENHKQWHEKLPFSLLGYRTTVRTSTGATPYLLVYGTEVVIPVEVEIPSLRIIQEVELSDAEWIRSCHEQLALIDGKRMNAVCHGQLYLNRMSRAFNKRVKPRQFTPGQLVLKRIFPHQDEAKGKFSPNWQGPYMVHRVLTGGSLILAEMDGEI
- the LOC138906503 gene encoding uncharacterized protein; the protein is MLKKDAATSWTEDCQKAFDKIKEYLSTPPVLVPPEPGRPLLLYLSILDGAFGCVLGQHDETGRKEQKAVKGQALADHHAKNPVGGEYEALKTYFPNEEASFIGEDIFEAYDGWRIFFDGAANFKGLGIGAVLVSEIGQHYPVSAKLRFSCTNNMAKYEACILGINLAVDMNIQELLVIGDSDLPVHQVRGKWATNNTKILPYLYHVQEMMKRFTKIEFRHVPRIQNEFADALATLSSMIQHPDKNFIDLIPVRIHNKPAYCAHVKEETDGNPWFHDIREYLTKEEYPEHASRTQKRTFWRLSNHFFQSGGILYRKTPDLGLLRCVDAK